Below is a window of Frigoribacterium sp. SL97 DNA.
ATCGCTCCGGCCATCAGGCGGACCTCCCATGTGGTGGCACCCAGGAAGGTCTCTTTCAGGGGGGCGCCGAAGAGAGCCGACTCACCGAACGAGTTCGAGAGCGCCGCGTTCAGCAGGCCGATGCCCACCTTCTCTTGCTGCGCGTTGTGCAGCACGGTGTAGAGGCTGAAGAAGATCGGCATCTGGATCAGCAGGGGCAGGCACGAGCTGAGCGGGTTCGTCCCCGTGTCCTTGTAGAGCGCCATGGTCTCGCGCGACATGGCCTCGCGGCTGAACTGGTCGCGCTTGCCCTTGTACTTGTCCTGGATCTTCTTGAGCCGGGGCGCGATCTCCATCATGCGTCGCTGGCTCTTGATCTGGCGGACGAAGATCGGGATGAGGCACGCCCGGACCACGAGGACCAGGCCGACGATCGAGAGCACCCACGTGCTGCCGGCCGCGGTGTCCATGCCGAACGCCGTGAGGACGTTGTGGAAGCCGACGAGGATCGCCTCGACGACCCATCTCAGGGGCCAGAGGATGGTGCCGATGAAGTCCATGGTGTTCGGGTCAGCCCTTTCCGTGGCTCTGTGCGGCGATGCGGCCCGTCCCGAGGAGGTCGGGGGCGGTGGTGCCGGATCGCGGTGTCACGAAGCCGGACTTCGTGACGCGGTACTTCTGTGTACGGGGCTCGGGGACGTCGTCGACGCCTCCGGCTGCCCAGGGGTGACACCGGGCGATGCGCCAGCTGCCCATGGCCACGCCCCGCACGACGCCGTGCAGCTGGATGGCCTCGAGGGCGTACCGGGAACACGACGGGTAGTAGCGACAGACGTCGCCGTAGAGCGGGGAGACGACGGCGCGGTAGACGCGGAGGATGAGGACGCACGCGTTGCGGGGAAGCAACGCGACGAACTGCACCGCTCTTGTCACGCTCTCACGCCCCTGTCGACCACCTCGGAGATGTCCGACAGCAGGGTAGACCACGCAACGTCGGGGCTGCCTGGCAAGGCTCTGATCACGACGTCGAGCCCGCCGGGGATCGTCGGCAGGAGTTCGTGGCACACCCCCTTGAGCCGGCGCCGGACCGTGTTGCGGACGACCGCGTTGCCCACGGTCTTCGCCACGATGAAACCGAACCGGACCAGCTCGTCGTCACGACGCCGCACGTAGACGACCGAATGCGCCGTGCCCGACTTGCGGCCACGGCGCACGGTGGTTCGGTAGTCGTCTGCGCGGACGATCCGGTTGGCCCGGGCCAACACGGAAGTGGCTACGCCGAGAGCTCGGTGCGGCCCTTGCCACGACGGGCGGCGAGGATTGCGCGGCCGGCACGCGTACGCATGCGAGCACGGAAACCGTGCTTCTTGGCCCGACGACGGTTGTTCGGCTGGAACGTTCTCTTGCTCATGGTGGTCCTCCAGGAAAGCGGACCAGGCCTGTTGCCACGATCCGAGAAGTCTTGTACAGCCAACGCGGCTGAAATCAACTGATTAAAAGTACGCGTGATCGGAGCCCGGGTCAAACGGCCGCTTCCCGGGAGGTTTGTCCACAGTGTTGAAAACTCTGATTGCGGACTCCACACCCCGTCGAACTAAGGTGGGTACTTCTCGCGGTACTTCCGCGTGACTACGGGGAACACGCAGCGATCCCGGCCCGAACGGCGCCAACCGATCGGTGGAGAAAGCTGTGCATAACTCGACCCGCACTCGTACCCTTCGAACACCGTCGGGTGAACGCGACCCGCACGCGGAGGCGGCCGGATCCGTCCGCTGCCGAACCGCGAGAAAG
It encodes the following:
- the yidC gene encoding membrane protein insertase YidC — encoded protein: MDFIGTILWPLRWVVEAILVGFHNVLTAFGMDTAAGSTWVLSIVGLVLVVRACLIPIFVRQIKSQRRMMEIAPRLKKIQDKYKGKRDQFSREAMSRETMALYKDTGTNPLSSCLPLLIQMPIFFSLYTVLHNAQQEKVGIGLLNAALSNSFGESALFGAPLKETFLGATTWEVRLMAGAMVVIMTASQFITQLQIVSKNMSPETKASPMFKQQRMLLYFLPLVFVFSGLSFPLGVMFYWLTSNVWTMAQQFLVIRNMPTPGSEAALAREERLARKQQRKGLPSITVTEIESAPAVPKTTQRTQPVGKNRSKKQNGPKK
- the yidD gene encoding membrane protein insertion efficiency factor YidD, whose protein sequence is MTRAVQFVALLPRNACVLILRVYRAVVSPLYGDVCRYYPSCSRYALEAIQLHGVVRGVAMGSWRIARCHPWAAGGVDDVPEPRTQKYRVTKSGFVTPRSGTTAPDLLGTGRIAAQSHGKG
- the rnpA gene encoding ribonuclease P protein component, giving the protein MLARANRIVRADDYRTTVRRGRKSGTAHSVVYVRRRDDELVRFGFIVAKTVGNAVVRNTVRRRLKGVCHELLPTIPGGLDVVIRALPGSPDVAWSTLLSDISEVVDRGVRA
- the rpmH gene encoding 50S ribosomal protein L34: MSKRTFQPNNRRRAKKHGFRARMRTRAGRAILAARRGKGRTELSA